The following coding sequences lie in one Chelmon rostratus isolate fCheRos1 chromosome 2, fCheRos1.pri, whole genome shotgun sequence genomic window:
- the rft1 gene encoding protein RFT1 homolog, with translation MSSQDVLKNASKLASYNVLLQVTFRVLTFLLNAFTLRFVSKELIGVVNVRLTLLYSTLVFLSREAFRRACLSGVSGTNHSWRQVINLLWLTLPLGVLWAALLVCVWLWLLEVPDPQTVPFYGPAVVLFALAGVQELLAEPLWVLAQAHMFVRLKVVGESLAMIAKCSVTVALVVFAREWGLYIFSAAHLVYTGFLVLCYAVYFIRFLGSKEAAEKKFPLRRVGDLLPCRADGEPLVDWTLARLTWSFFKQSFLKQILTEGERYVMTFLNVLSFGDQGVYDIVNNLGSMVARFIFLPIEESFYIFFAKVLERGRDVRSQKQEDVAIAAEVLECLLKLVLVIGLIITVFGYAYSHLALDIYGGSLLSSGAGPTLLRCYSCYVLLLAVNGVTECFVFASMSQKDVDKYNFVMLALSVSFLFLSYMLTWWAGAVGFILANCLNMGLRILHSLLYIQHYFQPSQWQPLQGLLPSPLLLLALAVSAVVTALSEGVFCCDSGWLLRLVHIGVGAACLLGVFVAVLLTETRLVQFVRTQLLPRYAKKHT, from the exons ATGAGCTCTCAGGATGTACTGAAGAATGCGTCCAAGCTAGCATCGTATAATGTGTTGCTACAg GTGACGTTCCGTGTCCTCACCTTCTTGCTGAATGCATTCACACTGCGCTTTGTGTCCAAAGAGCTGATTGGCGTTGTCAACGTCAG GCTTACACTACTGTACTCCACATTAGTGTTTTTATCCAGAGAAGCTTTCCGGAGAGCCTGTCTGAGTGGGGTATCTGggacaaaccacagctggagaCAAGTTATTAACCTGCTATGGCTGAC GTTGCCTCTGGGTGTGCTATGGGCAGCCCTGCTGGTCTGTGTTTGGCTGTGGCTCCTGGAGGTCCCGGACCCCCAGACTGTCCCTTTCTACGGCCCTGCTGTGGTGTTGTTCGCCTTGGCAGGAGTGCAGGAGCTCCTGGCTGAGCCCCTCTGGGTCCTGGCTCAAGCTCACATGTTTGTCCGACTGAAGGTGGTCGGCGAGAGCTTAGCAATGATAGCTAAGTGCAGCGTAACTGTGGCGCTGGTGGTGTTTGCCCGTGAATGGGGCCTTTacatcttctctgctgctcat TTGGTGTACACAGGATTCCTGGTGCTCTGCTATGCTGTTTACTTCATTCGTTTCTTGGGCTCAAAAGAGGCAGCCGAGAAGAAGTTTCCTCTGCGCCGCGTTGGAGATCTCTTGCCCTGCAGAGCTGATGGAGAG CCTCTGGTTGATTGGACTCTGGCTCGGCTAACGTGGAGCTTCTTCAAGCAGTCCTTCCTGAAGCAGATCCTGACGGAGGGTGAGCGCTACGTCATGACCTTCTTGAACGTCCTCAGCTTTGGAGACCAGGGAGTTTATGATATCGTCAACAATCTGGGCTCCATGGTGGCCCGCTTCATCTTCTTGCCCATCGAGGAAAGCTTCTACATCTTCTTTGCCAAAGTGCTGGAGCGGGGACGTGATGTCAGAAGTCAGAAACAG GAAGATGTTGCCATTGCAGCAGAGGTCCTGGAGTGTCTGCTGAAACTGGTGCTGGTGATTGGTCTGATCATCACAGTGTTTGGCTACGCCTACTCTCACCTGGCTCTGGACATTTATGGCGGCTCTCTGCTGAGCAGTGGGGCAG gGCCCACTTTGCTGAGATGCTACAGCTGCTATGTCCTCCTGCTGGCTGTCAACGGTGTAACAgagtgttttgtctttgcttcCATGAGCCAAAAAGATGTTGACAA gTATAACTTTGTAATGCtggctctgtctgtgtctttccTGTTCCTGTCCTACATGCTGACATGGTGGGCTGGCGCTGTGGGCTTCATACTGGCAAACTGCCTTAACATGGGCCTCCGAATCTTGCACAGCCTGCTTTACATACAACACTATTTCCAGCCCAGTCAGTGGCAACCTCTGCAAGGCCTGTTGCCCTCCCCCCTCCTACTCCTGGCACTTGCTGTCAGTGCCGTTGTCACAGCGCTGTCTGAG GGTGTGTTCTGCTGTGA
- the prkcda gene encoding protein kinase C, delta a — MAPFLRIAFNSYDLGVLPPLADPPFCAIKMKEALTTERGKTLVQRKPTMYPAWKASFDAHIYEGRVIEVLLMKTAEEPLAEVTVGVSVLAERCKKANGRAEFWVDLHPSGKVMMAVQYFLEGGDTESKQAAKEEEAPTLNRRRGAIKQAKIHFIKNHEFIATFFRQPTFCSVCREFVWGLNKQGYKCRQCNAAIHKKCIDKIIGRCTGTAANSRDTVFQKERFKIDMPHRFKTNNYMSPTFCDHCGSLLWGLVKQGLKCEDCAMNVHHKCQDKVANLCGINQKLLAEALTQVSQKSSTRRSDPNLPNLPDIGIYDEVNKLAGLDVNDGSPYGRLWEGSSPRPQSRITHLTRINVDNFIFHKVLGKGSFGKVLLAELKGRGEYFAVKALKKDVVLMDDDVECTMVEKRVLALAWENPFLTHLYSTFQTKEHLFFVMEYLNGGDLMFHIQEKGRFELYRATFYSAEIICGLQFLHSKGIIYRDLKLDNVMLDHEGHIKIADFGMCKENLFGDNRATTFCGTPDYIAPEILLGQKYSFSVDWWSFGVLLYEMLIGQSPFHGDDEDELFESIRMDTPHYPRWINKEAKDLLERLFERDPTRRLGVVGNIRLHPFFKTINWQALERREVEPPFKPKVKAPNDCSNFDREFLSEKPRLSHSDKNFIDSMDQTAFSGFSFINPKMEHLLEK; from the exons ATGGCTCCTTTCTTGAGGATCGCCTTTAATTCGTACGACTTGGGCGTCCTGCCTCCTCTGGCCGACCCGCCCTTCTGTGCAATCAAGATGAAGGAAGCCTTGACAACTG AACGAGGTAAGACCCTGGTGCAGCGGAAACCCACCATGTACCCGGCTTGGAAGGCCAGTTTTGATGCGCACATCTATGAAGGTCGTGTGATTGAGGTactgctgatgaagacagcGGAAGAGCCGCTGGCTGAGGTCACTGTTGGAGTGTCTGTCCTTGCTGAGCGCTGCAAGAAAGCCAACGGGCGTGCTGAGTTCTGG GTGGATCTCCATCCTTCTGGGAAAGTGATGATGGCAGTGCAGTATTTTCTGGAGGGAGGGGATACAG AGAGTAAGCAGGCTGCGAAGGAGGAAGAGGCTCCTACCCTGAACCGTAGACGAGGGGCCATCAAGCAGGCCAAGATCCACTTCATAAAGAACCACGAGTTTATCGCTACCTTTTTCAGGCAGCCCACTTTCTGCTCCGTGTGCAGAGAATTTGTCTG GGGACTCAACAAGCAAGGTTATAAATGCAGAC aatGCAATGCAGCCATCCACAAGAAATGCATAGACAAAATCATCGGCAGATGTACCGGTACTGCTGCCAACAGTCGGGATACTGTG TTCCAGAAGGAGCGCTTTAAAATTGACATGCCACACCGTTTCAAGACCAACAACTACATGAGTCCCACCTTCTGCGACCACTGTGGAAGTCTGCTGTGGGGTCTAGTCAAACAAGGCCTCAAGTGTGAAG aTTGTGCCATGAATGTCCATCACAAGTGTCAAGATAAAGTAGCCAACCTTTGTGGTATCAACCAGAAACTACTAGCTGAAGCACTTACACAAGTCAGCCAG AAATCGTCCACCCGCCGTTCAGATCCAAACCTGCCTAATCTGCCTGATATTGGAATCTATGATGAAGTTAACAAGCTTGCCGGACTGGATGTCAATG ATGGATCTCCATATGGCAGACTGTGGGAGGGGTCCAGCCCAAGGCCTCAGTCTCGCATTACCCATCTGACCCGCATCAATGTGGACAACTTCATCTTCCACAAGGTCTTGGGAAAAGGCAGCTTTGGCAAG GTTCTCCTGGCAGAGCTGAAGGGTCGTGGAGAGTACTTTGCAGTGAAGGCTCTGAAGAAAGATGTAGTGCTGATGGATGACGATGTGGAGTGCACTATGGTAGAGAAGAGAGTCTTGGCTTTAGCCTGGGAAAACCCTTTCCTCACACACCTTTACTCCACCTTCCAGACCAAG GAGCATCTGTTCTTTGTGATGGAGTATCTGAACGGAGGAGACTTGATGTTTCATATTCAGGAGAAAGGGCGCTTTGAACTCTACAGAGCCAC GTTCTACTCAGCCGAGATCATTTGTGGTCTTCAGTTCTTACATTCCAAAGGGATCATCTACAG AGATCTTAAATTAGACAATGTGATGCTTGATCATGAGGGACACATAAAGATCGCTGACTTTGGCATGTGCAAGGAGAACTTGTTTGGAGATAACCGTGCCACAACTTTCTGTGGTACTCCTGACTATATCGCTCCAGAG ATCCTGCTGGGACAAAAATACTCCTTCTCAGTTGACTGGTGGTCGTTTGGGGTGTTGCTCTATGAAATGCTGATTGGTCAGTCGCCTTTCCATGGAGACGATGAGGATGAGTTGTTTGAGTCCATCCGCATGGATACTCCCCACTATCCTCGCTGGATCAACAAGGAGGCCAAGGACCTGCTGGAGCGG TTGTTCGAGAGAGACCCCACTCGCAGGCTAGGAGTCGTGGGTAATATCCGTTTACACCCCTTCTTCAAGACCATAAACTGGCAGGCCTTGGAAAGGAGAGAGGTTGAACCCCCCTTCAAACCCAAAGTG AAAGCACCGAATGATTGCAGCAACTTTGATCGTGAGTTCCTCAGTGAGAAGCCTCGTCTGTCCCACAGCGATAAGAACTTCATAGATTCAATGGATCAGACGGCGTTCTCTGGCTTCTCATTCATCAACCCTAAGATGGAGCACCTTTTAGAAAAGTGA